One window of the Diospyros lotus cultivar Yz01 chromosome 12, ASM1463336v1, whole genome shotgun sequence genome contains the following:
- the LOC127786483 gene encoding myosin-9-like isoform X4, with protein MGTPVNIIVGSHVWVEDIDVAWIDGQVSKINGEEVEIQTTNGKTAVSALSKIYPKDMEAPAGGVDDMTKLSYLHEPGVLQNLSARYQLNEIYTYTGSILIAINPFQRLPHLYDGHMMEQYKGAPFGELSPHVFAIADVAYRAMINEGKSNSILVSGESGAGKTETTKMLMRYLAFLGGRKGIEGRTVEQQVLESNPVLEAFGNAKTVRNNNSSRFGKFVEIQFDKHGRISGAAIRTYLLERSRVCQISDPERNYHCFYLLCAAPQEEVQKYKLGNPKEFHYLNQSNCYELVGVSDAHDYLATRRAMDIVGISQQEQDAIFRVVAAILHLGNIEFSKGQEIDSSTLKDEKSKFHLQITAELLMCDPVALEDALLKRVMITPEEVIKRSLDPVGATFSRDGLAKTIYSRLFDWLVDKINVSIGQDPNSKSLIGVLDIYGFESFKTNSFEQFCINYTNEKLQQHFNQHVFKMEQEEYTKEEIDWSYIEFVDNQDVLDLIEKKPGGIVALLDEACMFPKSTHETFSQKLYQTFKSHKRFIKPKLSRTDFTIAHYAGEVLYQSDQFLDKNKDYVVPEHQDLLGASKCSFVVGLFPPVQEETTKSSSKSSKFASIGSRFKLQLQQLMDTLNSTEPHYVRCVKPNNVLKPAIFENVNVMQQLRCGGVLEAIRISCAGYPTRKTFFEFLNRFGLLAPEALEGNNDEKLACKKILDKMALMGSQIGKTKIFLRAGQMADLDARRAEKLNNAAKTIQRKIRTHITRKQFIALRMATISIQSLCRGRLACKLFDNLKREAAALKIQTNMRRHLAQVAYNRLQLSVLVLQTGLRAMAALNEFRCRKQTKASITIQAHWRGHRASSYYKKLKWASLVTQCRWRGRVARKELRKLKMAARETGALKEAKDKLEKQVEELTWRLQLEKRLRVDLEEAKGQEIAKLQSSLQTMQSKVDETNALLVKEREVAQKAVEEASVVKETPVLVQDTEKIENLTAEVENLKALCESEKQRADDSEKRCAEALELSEEKRKKLEETEKRLHQLQESLNRMINCMSDQVSELKMILSASPNSSSTSGFIARDDQIDALSVSSDSTSTDSDFTFPAPASTPENISPLNPNAFQLIVQDLSAAEVSGAENWESDREGAFDDFF; from the exons ATG GGCACTCCAGTGAATATCATTGTAGGTTCTCATGTCTGGGTTGAAGATATAGATGTAGCTTGGATTGATGGAcaagtttcaaaaattaatgGAGAGGAAGTTGAAATCCAGACTACTAATGGGAAGACG GCCGTTTCagctttatcaaaaatatatccAAAGGATATGGAAGCTCCTGCTGGTGGAGTTGATGACATGACTAAGCTATCATATTTGCATGAGCCTGGAGTTCTCCAGAATTTGTCGGCTAGATATCAGCTCAATGAAATCTAT ACTTATACTGGAAGCATTCTTATTGCCATTAATCCATTCCAAAGACTTCCTCACCTGTATGATGGTCACATGATGGAACAATACAAGGGGGCACCATTTGGGGAACTGAGTCCTCATGTGTTTGCTATTGCTGATGTTGCGTACAG GGCAATGATCAATGAAGGTAAAAGCAACTCAATACTGGTAAGTGGTGAAAGCGGTGCTGGTAAGACAGAAACAACCAAGATGCTTATGCGTTATCTTGCCTTTTTGGGTGGCCGTAAAGGCATTGAAGGAAGGACAGTTGAGCAACAAGTTCTGGAA TCAAATCCAGTTCTTGAAGCATTTGGAAATGCAAAAACTGTTCGCAACAACAATTCCAG CCGTTTTGGTAAATTTGTTGAAATTCAATTTGACAAGCATGGAAGAATATCAGGAGCAGCCATTAGAACATATCTTCTTGAGAGATCTCGCGTTTGCCAAATTTCAGATCCAGAACGAAACTATCATTGTTTCTACCTTCTTTGTGCTGCACCACAAGAG gaAGTTCAGAAATATAAGTTGGGAAATCCTAAAGAGTTTCACTATCTGAATCAATCAAATTGCTATGAACTTGTTGGTGTAAGTGATGCTCATGATTATCTTGCCACTAGGAGAGCTATGGATATTGTTGGAATAAGTCAACAGGAACAG GATGCAATTTTCAGAGTTGTTGCTGCAATTCTTCATCTCGGCAACATTGAATTTTCTAAGGGGCAAGAAATTGATTCATCTACTCTGAAAGatgaaaaatctaaatttcatcTCCAAATTACAGCAGAACTCCTCAT GTGTGATCCTGTTGCATTGGAAGATGCACTACTAAAGCGTGTAATGATCACACCAGAGGAAGTTATCAAGAGAAGTCTTGATCCTGTTGGTGCAACATTTAGCAGGGATGGCTTGGCTAAGACAATATATTCCCGCCTATTTGACTG GTTGGTTGAtaaaattaatgtttcaatCGGGCAAGATCCTAACTCGAAATCTTTGATTGGGGTTCTTGACATTTATGGTTTTGAAAGCTTTAAGACTAATAG TTTTGAGCAGTTTTGTATTAATTACACAAACGAGAAATTGCAGCAACATTTCAACCAG CATGTTTTCAAGATGGAACAAGAAGAGTACACAAAGGAGGAGATTGACTGGAGCTACATAGAATTTGTAGACAATCAAGATGTCCTGGATCTTATTGAAAAG AAACCTGGAGGGATTGTTGCATTGCTTGATGAAGCCTG CATGTTTCCAAAATCAACTCACGAAACATTTTCCCAAAAGCTTTATCAGACATTCAAGTCTCACAAGCGCTTTATCAAGCCAAAACTATCTCGCACAGATTTTACAATTGCTCATTATGCTGGGGAG GTCTTATATCAATCCGATCAGTTTCTAGACAAAAACAAAGACTATGTTGTTCCAGAACACCAAGATTTGTTGGGTGCTTCCAAATGTTCTTTTGTAGTAGGATTATTCCCTCCTGTTCAAGAGGAGACAACCAAATCTtcttccaaatcttctaagttCGCGTCTATTGGTTCTCGTTTTAAG CTACAACTTCAACAACTCATGGATACGCTAAATTCTACAGAGCCCCACTATGTTAGATGTGTGAAGCCAAATAATGTGCTTAAACCTGCTATCTTTGAGAATGTTAATGTCATGCAACAGCTACGTTGTGGT GGTGTTCTTGAGGCAATTAGAATCAGTTGTGCTGGATACCCTACTCGTAAGACATTCTTTGAATTTCTAAATCGGTTTGGCCTGCTTGCTCCTGAGGCTTTGGAAGGGAA TAACGATGAAAAGCTTGCGTGCAAAAAGATTTTGGATAAGATGGCACTTATGGGTTCTCAG ATAGGAAAAACAAAGATATTTTTAAGAGCTGGTCAGATGGCTGACCTAGATGCAAGGAGGGCAGAAAAACTTAACAATGCAGCAAAGacaattcaaaggaaaattagaACACATATTACCCGCAAACAATTTATTGCTTTGCGAATGGCTACCATATCCATACAATCTTTATGCAGAG GAAGACTTGCGTGCAAATTATTTGATAACCTGAAACGGGAGGCAGCCGCTCTTAAGATTCAGACAAACATGCGAAGGCACTTGGCTCAAGTGGCCTATAACAGACTCCAGTTGTCAGTACTTGTCTTGCAGACAGGTTTGCGGGCAATGGCTGCTCTTAATGAATTCAGATGTAGAAAGCAGACAAAGGCATCGATTACAATTCAG gCCCATTGGCGTGGTCATAGAGCTTCTTCATACTACAAGAAACTCAAGTGGGCATCACTTGTTACGCAATGCAGATGGAGAGGGAGAGTTGCCAGAAAAGAACTTCGTAAACTGAAGATG GCTGCAAGAGAAACAGGTGCACTCAAAGAAGCAAAGGATAAGCTTGAAAAGCAGGTTGAGGAACTCACATGGCGTTTGCAGTTGGAAAAACGATTGAGg GTTGATTTGGAAGAGGCAAAAGGGCAGGAGATAGCAAAGTTGCAAAGTTCCTTGCAAACCATGCAAAGCAAAGTTGATGAAACAAATGCATTGCTTGTCAAGGAACGTGAGGTTGCACAGAAGGCAGTTGAAGAAGCATCTGTTGTCAAGGAGACTCCGGTGCTTGTCCAAGATACTGAGAAGATTGAGAATCTGACTGCAGAAGTGGAAAACTTGAag GCTTTATGTGAATCAGAGAAACAACGAGCTGATGATTCTGAAAAGAGATGTGCAGAAGCCTTAGAATTAAGTGAAGAAAAGCGTAAGAAGTTAGAGGAAACTGAAAAAAGACTCCATCAACTTCAGGAATCCTTGAACAG
- the LOC127786483 gene encoding myosin-9-like isoform X5 produces the protein MGTPVNIIVGSHVWVEDIDVAWIDGQVSKINGEEVEIQTTNGKTAVSALSKIYPKDMEAPAGGVDDMTKLSYLHEPGVLQNLSARYQLNEIYTYTGSILIAINPFQRLPHLYDGHMMEQYKGAPFGELSPHVFAIADVAYRAMINEGKSNSILVSGESGAGKTETTKMLMRYLAFLGGRKGIEGRTVEQQVLESNPVLEAFGNAKTVRNNNSSRFGKFVEIQFDKHGRISGAAIRTYLLERSRVCQISDPERNYHCFYLLCAAPQEEVQKYKLGNPKEFHYLNQSNCYELVGVSDAHDYLATRRAMDIVGISQQEQDAIFRVVAAILHLGNIEFSKGQEIDSSTLKDEKSKFHLQITAELLMCDPVALEDALLKRVMITPEEVIKRSLDPVGATFSRDGLAKTIYSRLFDWLVDKINVSIGQDPNSKSLIGVLDIYGFESFKTNSFEQFCINYTNEKLQQHFNQHVFKMEQEEYTKEEIDWSYIEFVDNQDVLDLIEKKPGGIVALLDEACMFPKSTHETFSQKLYQTFKSHKRFIKPKLSRTDFTIAHYAGEVLYQSDQFLDKNKDYVVPEHQDLLGASKCSFVVGLFPPVQEETTKSSSKSSKFASIGSRFKLQLQQLMDTLNSTEPHYVRCVKPNNVLKPAIFENVNVMQQLRCGGVLEAIRISCAGYPTRKTFFEFLNRFGLLAPEALEGNNDEKLACKKILDKMALMGSQIGKTKIFLRAGQMADLDARRAEKLNNAAKTIQRKIRTHITRKQFIALRMATISIQSLCRGRLACKLFDNLKREAAALKIQTNMRRHLAQVAYNRLQLSVLVLQTGLRAMAALNEFRCRKQTKASITIQAHWRGHRASSYYKKLKWASLVTQCRWRGRVARKELRKLKMAARETGALKEAKDKLEKQVEELTWRLQLEKRLRVDLEEAKGQEIAKLQSSLQTMQSKVDETNALLVKEREVAQKAVEEASVVKETPVLVQDTEKIENLTAEVENLKALCESEKQRADDSEKRCAEALELSEEKRKKLEETEKRLHQLQESLNRMINCMSDQVSELKMILSASPNSSSTSGFIARDDQIDALSVSSDSTSTDSDFTFPAPASTPENISPLNPNAFQLIVQDLSAAEVSGLKRSSTT, from the exons ATG GGCACTCCAGTGAATATCATTGTAGGTTCTCATGTCTGGGTTGAAGATATAGATGTAGCTTGGATTGATGGAcaagtttcaaaaattaatgGAGAGGAAGTTGAAATCCAGACTACTAATGGGAAGACG GCCGTTTCagctttatcaaaaatatatccAAAGGATATGGAAGCTCCTGCTGGTGGAGTTGATGACATGACTAAGCTATCATATTTGCATGAGCCTGGAGTTCTCCAGAATTTGTCGGCTAGATATCAGCTCAATGAAATCTAT ACTTATACTGGAAGCATTCTTATTGCCATTAATCCATTCCAAAGACTTCCTCACCTGTATGATGGTCACATGATGGAACAATACAAGGGGGCACCATTTGGGGAACTGAGTCCTCATGTGTTTGCTATTGCTGATGTTGCGTACAG GGCAATGATCAATGAAGGTAAAAGCAACTCAATACTGGTAAGTGGTGAAAGCGGTGCTGGTAAGACAGAAACAACCAAGATGCTTATGCGTTATCTTGCCTTTTTGGGTGGCCGTAAAGGCATTGAAGGAAGGACAGTTGAGCAACAAGTTCTGGAA TCAAATCCAGTTCTTGAAGCATTTGGAAATGCAAAAACTGTTCGCAACAACAATTCCAG CCGTTTTGGTAAATTTGTTGAAATTCAATTTGACAAGCATGGAAGAATATCAGGAGCAGCCATTAGAACATATCTTCTTGAGAGATCTCGCGTTTGCCAAATTTCAGATCCAGAACGAAACTATCATTGTTTCTACCTTCTTTGTGCTGCACCACAAGAG gaAGTTCAGAAATATAAGTTGGGAAATCCTAAAGAGTTTCACTATCTGAATCAATCAAATTGCTATGAACTTGTTGGTGTAAGTGATGCTCATGATTATCTTGCCACTAGGAGAGCTATGGATATTGTTGGAATAAGTCAACAGGAACAG GATGCAATTTTCAGAGTTGTTGCTGCAATTCTTCATCTCGGCAACATTGAATTTTCTAAGGGGCAAGAAATTGATTCATCTACTCTGAAAGatgaaaaatctaaatttcatcTCCAAATTACAGCAGAACTCCTCAT GTGTGATCCTGTTGCATTGGAAGATGCACTACTAAAGCGTGTAATGATCACACCAGAGGAAGTTATCAAGAGAAGTCTTGATCCTGTTGGTGCAACATTTAGCAGGGATGGCTTGGCTAAGACAATATATTCCCGCCTATTTGACTG GTTGGTTGAtaaaattaatgtttcaatCGGGCAAGATCCTAACTCGAAATCTTTGATTGGGGTTCTTGACATTTATGGTTTTGAAAGCTTTAAGACTAATAG TTTTGAGCAGTTTTGTATTAATTACACAAACGAGAAATTGCAGCAACATTTCAACCAG CATGTTTTCAAGATGGAACAAGAAGAGTACACAAAGGAGGAGATTGACTGGAGCTACATAGAATTTGTAGACAATCAAGATGTCCTGGATCTTATTGAAAAG AAACCTGGAGGGATTGTTGCATTGCTTGATGAAGCCTG CATGTTTCCAAAATCAACTCACGAAACATTTTCCCAAAAGCTTTATCAGACATTCAAGTCTCACAAGCGCTTTATCAAGCCAAAACTATCTCGCACAGATTTTACAATTGCTCATTATGCTGGGGAG GTCTTATATCAATCCGATCAGTTTCTAGACAAAAACAAAGACTATGTTGTTCCAGAACACCAAGATTTGTTGGGTGCTTCCAAATGTTCTTTTGTAGTAGGATTATTCCCTCCTGTTCAAGAGGAGACAACCAAATCTtcttccaaatcttctaagttCGCGTCTATTGGTTCTCGTTTTAAG CTACAACTTCAACAACTCATGGATACGCTAAATTCTACAGAGCCCCACTATGTTAGATGTGTGAAGCCAAATAATGTGCTTAAACCTGCTATCTTTGAGAATGTTAATGTCATGCAACAGCTACGTTGTGGT GGTGTTCTTGAGGCAATTAGAATCAGTTGTGCTGGATACCCTACTCGTAAGACATTCTTTGAATTTCTAAATCGGTTTGGCCTGCTTGCTCCTGAGGCTTTGGAAGGGAA TAACGATGAAAAGCTTGCGTGCAAAAAGATTTTGGATAAGATGGCACTTATGGGTTCTCAG ATAGGAAAAACAAAGATATTTTTAAGAGCTGGTCAGATGGCTGACCTAGATGCAAGGAGGGCAGAAAAACTTAACAATGCAGCAAAGacaattcaaaggaaaattagaACACATATTACCCGCAAACAATTTATTGCTTTGCGAATGGCTACCATATCCATACAATCTTTATGCAGAG GAAGACTTGCGTGCAAATTATTTGATAACCTGAAACGGGAGGCAGCCGCTCTTAAGATTCAGACAAACATGCGAAGGCACTTGGCTCAAGTGGCCTATAACAGACTCCAGTTGTCAGTACTTGTCTTGCAGACAGGTTTGCGGGCAATGGCTGCTCTTAATGAATTCAGATGTAGAAAGCAGACAAAGGCATCGATTACAATTCAG gCCCATTGGCGTGGTCATAGAGCTTCTTCATACTACAAGAAACTCAAGTGGGCATCACTTGTTACGCAATGCAGATGGAGAGGGAGAGTTGCCAGAAAAGAACTTCGTAAACTGAAGATG GCTGCAAGAGAAACAGGTGCACTCAAAGAAGCAAAGGATAAGCTTGAAAAGCAGGTTGAGGAACTCACATGGCGTTTGCAGTTGGAAAAACGATTGAGg GTTGATTTGGAAGAGGCAAAAGGGCAGGAGATAGCAAAGTTGCAAAGTTCCTTGCAAACCATGCAAAGCAAAGTTGATGAAACAAATGCATTGCTTGTCAAGGAACGTGAGGTTGCACAGAAGGCAGTTGAAGAAGCATCTGTTGTCAAGGAGACTCCGGTGCTTGTCCAAGATACTGAGAAGATTGAGAATCTGACTGCAGAAGTGGAAAACTTGAag GCTTTATGTGAATCAGAGAAACAACGAGCTGATGATTCTGAAAAGAGATGTGCAGAAGCCTTAGAATTAAGTGAAGAAAAGCGTAAGAAGTTAGAGGAAACTGAAAAAAGACTCCATCAACTTCAGGAATCCTTGAACAG